CATGAATGCGTTGCGGGTCCAACTGCCGTGCGCTGTGGATAACATGGCCCAGCATGGAATTGCCGGCAATCGGGTGCAGCACCTTCGGTAGCGCCGAACGCATACGAGTGCCTTGACCGGCCGCGAGGATAACGATTTCAAGAGACATGACTGGCTACCAATCCTGGGTGGTCAGCAACTGCGACCGGGGTTTGAATTCGGAAAAGAAAAAAGGGTAGCCGAGGCTACCCTTTTTTATCAATCACACAACAAGCGTTGACGGATCAACCGCCAAACTTCTTGCGGATCTGCTGGACGGTGCGCAGCTGAGCTGCAGCTTCGGCCAGACGTGTGGCAGCGGCGCCGTAATCGAAGTCCGCGCCTTTTTCGTTCAGGGCATTCTCGGCAGCCTTGAGAGCTGCTTGAGCCTGAGCTTCATCCAGGTCGGCAGCACGTTGCACAGTATCGGCAAGCACCTTGACCATGTTCGGCTGAACCTCGAGGAAACCACCGGAGATGTAGAACACCTCGGCTTCCCCGCCTTGCTTGATCAGGCGGATCGGACCTGGCTTCAGATTAGTGATCAGCGGCGCGTGACCCAGAGCGATACCAAGATCACCCAGTGCACCGTGCGCAATCACCATCTCGACCAGGCCGGAAAAGATTTCCCCTTCCGCGCTGACGATATCGCAATGGACTGTCATAGCCATCTGATTGCCTCAACCTAAATTAGCGCCCGTTGCCGGGCGCCGGGATTACAGTTTCTTGGCTTTCTCGATCGCTTCTTCGATGCCGCCAACCATGTAGAACGCTTGTTCTGGCAGGTGGTCGTAGTCACCGTTGAGGATGCCTTTGAAGCCAGCAATGGTGTCTTTCAGGGAAACGTATTTACCCGAAGCACCGGTGAAGACTTCAGCCACGAAGAACGGCTGCGACAAGAAGCGCTGGATCTTACGAGCACGGTTAACCAACTGCTTGTCGGCTTCCGACAGCTCGTCCATACCCAGGATCGCGATGATGTCCTTCAGCTCTTTGTAACGTTGCAGAACGTACTGAACGCCGCGAGCGGTGTCGTAGTGGTCCTGGCCGATTACGTTCGGGTCCAGCTGGCGCGAAGTCGAATCCAGTGGATCTACCGCCGGGTAGATACCCAGGGAAGCGATGTCACGGGACAGAACGACGGTGGCGTCCAAGTGGGCGAAGGTGGTCGCTGGCGACGGGTCGGTCAAGTCATCCGCAGGTACGTATACCGCTTGGATCGAAGTGATCGAACCTTCCTTGGTCGAAGTGATACGTTCCTGCAGAACGCCCATCTCTTCAGCCAGGGTCGGCTGGTAACCTACTGCAGAAGGCATACGGCCCAGCAGTGCGGATACTTCAGTACCGGCCAGGGTGTAACGATAGATGTTGTCGACGAACAGCAGAACGTCGTTACCTTCGTCACGGAACTTCTCGGCCATGGTCAGGCCGGTCAGTGCTACGCGCAGACGGTTACCCGGCGGCTCGTTCATCTGACCGTAAACCAGTGCCACTTTGTCCAGAACGTTGGAGTCCTTCATCTCGTGGTAGAAGTCGTTACCCTCACGAGTACGCTCACCCACACCGGCGAACACGGAATAACCGCTGTGCTCGATGGCGATGTTACGGATCAGTTCCATCATGTTTACGGTTTTGCCTACACCGGCACCACCGAACAGACCGACTTTACCGCCCTTGGCGAACGGGCAAACCAAGTCGATAACCTTGATGCCGGTTTCCAGCAGATCGTTGCCGCCTGCCTGTTCGGCGAACGAAGGTGCTGCGCGGTGAATGCCCCAGCGCTCTTCGGTGTCGATCGGGCCAGCTTCGTCGATCGGGTTACCGAGGACGTCCATGATCCGGCCCAGGGTCGCTTTACCGACCGGCACGGAAATGGCTGCGCCAGAGTCAGTGACTTCCAGACCGCGCTTCAAGCCCTCGGTGGAACCCATGGCAATGGTGCGAACCACGCCGTCGCCCAGCTGTTGCTGAACTTCCAGAGTGGTTTCAGCCGCGCTCATTACTTTCAGCGCGTTGTAGATGCTCGGTACGCTGTCGCGTGGAAATTCCACGTCGATAACGGCGCCGATGATTTGAACGATACGTCCGCTACTCATAGCTGGATCCTCTGAATATTTGAACCGTTAAACCGCGGCAGCGCCGCCGACGATTTCCGAGATCTCTTGGGTGATCGCAGCCTGACGCGCCTTGTTGTAGATCAGCTGCAAATCGCTGATCAAATCACCGGCGTTGTCGGTAGCGTTCTTCATCGCGATCATCCGCGCAGCTTGTTCAGCCGCGTTGTTCTCGACCACCGCCTGGTAGACCTGCGACTCGACGTAACGGACCATCAAGCCGTCAAGCAGCTCTTTGGCATCCGGTTCGTAGAGATAGTCCCAGTGGTGCTTGAGATCCTGATCCGGGGTCGCCACCAGTGGAATCAACTGCTCCACCGTAGGCTGTTGCGTCATGGTGTTGATGAACTTGTTGGACACCACGGACAGGCGATCGATACGGCCGTCCAGGTAAGCATCCAGCATCACTTTGACGCTGCCGATCAGATCATTGATCGACGGCTCTTCACCCAGGTGGCTGATAGCTGCAACGACGTTACCGCCGAAGTTGCGGAAAAAGGCCGCACCCTTGCTACCGACTACACACAGATCAATCTCGACGCCGTTTTCGCGGTTTACCGCCATGTCCTTGACCAGGGCCTTGAACAGGTTGGTGTTCAAGCCGCCGCACAGACCACGGTCACTGCTCACAACGACATAACCGACGCGCTTGATTTCGCGCTCGATCATGAACGGGTGGCGGTATTCCGGGTTGGCGTTGGCCAGATGCCCAATTACCTGGCGGATACGCTCCGCATAGGGACGGCTAGCAGCCATGCGCATTTGTGCCTTGCGCATTTTGCTTACCGCCACTTTTTCCATGGCGCTGGTAATCTTTTGCGTGCTTTTGATGCTCGCAATCTTACTGCGAATCTCTTTTGCGCCTGCCATGTAACACCTATCAGGTTAGCAAGCGGGAGCCTCGCGGCTCCCGCTGCGGCTTACCAGGTTTGGGTGGCCTTGAACTTCTCGATACCGGCTTTCATGCCAGCGTCGATTTCGTCATTGAAGTCACCTTTAACGTTGATCTTGGCCATCAAATCGGCGTGATCGCGGTTGAAGAAAGCAATCAGCGCTTGTTCGAAGCTGCCGACCTTGGCGATTTCAATGTCAGTCAGGAACCCACGCTCAGCGGCATACAGCGACAGCGCCATGTCAGCGATCGACATTGGTGCGTATTGCTTCTGCTTCATCAGCTCGGTAACGCGCTGACCATGCTCAAGTTGCTTACGGGTCGCTTCGTCCAGGTCAGAAGCGAACTGGGCGAATGCCGCCAGTTCACGGTACTGAGCCAGAGCGGTACGGATACCACCGGAGAGCTTCTTGATGATCTTGGTCTGAGCGGCACCACCCACACGGGATACCGAAACACCGGCGTTCACTGCAGGGCGGATGCCCGAGTTGAACATGGCCGATTCCAGGAAGATCTGACCGTCGGTGATGGAGATCACGTTGGTCGGAACGAACGCGGAAACGTCGCCAGCCTGGGTTTCGATGATCGGCAGTGCGGTCAGGGAACCGGTTTTGCCGGTCACTGCGCCGTTGGTGAACTTCTCTACGTACTCTTCCGAAACGCGGGATGCGCGCTCCAGCAGACGGGAGTGGAGATAGAACACGTCGCCTGGGTAAGCTTCACGGCCTGGTGGACGGCGCAGCAGCAGGGAAATCTGGCGGTAAGCCACTGCTTGCTTGGACAGATCGTCATAAACGATCAGCGCGTCTTCACCGCGGTCGCGGAAGAATTCACCCATGGTGCAACCGGAGTACGGTGCCAGGAATTGCAGCGCAGGAGACTCCGAAGCACTGGCAGCCACGATGATCGTGTTGGCCAGGGCGCCGTTTTCTTCCAGCTTGCGAACCACGTTGGCGATGGTCGATTGCTTCTGACCGATTGCTACGTAGACGCAGAAAATGCCGCTGTTTTTCTGGTTGATGATCGCGTCGATCGCCAGAGCGGTTTTACCGATCTGACGGTCACCGATGATCAGCTCACGCTGGCCACGGCCGACAGGAATCATGGCATCGACAGCCTTGTAGCCAGTCTGTACAGGCTGGTCTACCGACTTACGCCAGATCACGCCCGGAGCAACTTTCTCGACCGCGTCGGTCTCGGTGTTGCCCAGTGGACCTTTGCCGTCAACAGGATTACCCAATGCGTCGACTACGCGACCCAGCAGTTCCTTACCAACAGGAACTTCCAGGATGCGGCCGGTGCACTTGGCGCTCATGCCTTCAGCCAGCGACTGGTAAGCGCCCAGTACAACGGCACCTACGGAGTCTTGCTCCAGGTTGAGGGCCATACCGTAGACGCCGCCCGGAAACTCGATCATCTCGCCGTACATGACGTCGGCCAGACCGTGAATCCGCACGATGCCGTCAGATACGCTGACGACAGTGCCTTCGTTACGGGCTTGGGAGGTCACATCGAGCTTGTCGATGCGGCCCTTGATAATTTCACTTATTTCGGAAGGATTGAGTTGCTGCATTGCTCTGCTGCCCCTTCAAACTCAAGATTTCAATGCTTCGGCAAGTTTCGCGATTTTTCCGCGAATCGAGCCATCGATAACCAGGTCGCCGGCGCGGATCACGACACCACCAATCAAGGCAGCGTCCTCCGCAACTTGCAGGCGCACTTCCCGGTTGAGTCGTGCACTGAGAACCTTGGCGAGTTTGTCTTGCTGTTCTTGGTTCAATGCAAAAGCACTGGTCACTTCAACGTCTACCGACTTCTCTTGTTCGGCCTTGTACAGGTCGAAAAGAGCGGCAATCTCCGGCAGAAGCGGGAGACGGTCGTTTTCGGCAACGACATTGATGAAGTTCTGTGCCTTGGCATCAAACTTGTCGCCGCACACGTCAATAAACGTGGCGGCCTTTTCTGCGCTCGTCAGTCGCGGGGCCTTGAGCACGCGCTGCATGGTGTCATCTTGTGACACCGCTGCAGCCAGGCCGAGCATGGCTGACCAATTGGCCAGTTGCTGGTGGGCCTGAGCGTGCTCGAAGGCCGCCTTAGCGTAAGGTCGGGCCAACGTGGTCAGTTCTGCCATGATCGCCCTCGCTTAGATTTCAGCAGCCAGTTGGTTAACCAGCTCTGCGTGCGCGTTTTGATCGATTGTGGCACCCAGGATCTTCTCGGCGCCGCCGACAGCCAGCAAACCCACTTGGGCGCGCAGCTTGTCTTTGACACTGTTCAGTTCCTGTTCGATCTCGGCTTGAGCCTGAACCTTCACACGGTCAGCGTCGATACGGGCTTTTTCAACAGCCTCTTCGACGATCTGGTTACCGCGTTTCTTGGCTTGCTCGATGATTTCAGCTGCCTGAGCTTTCGCTTCGCGCAGTTGCTGACCCGCTTTTTCTTGGGCCAACTCCAGGTCGCGAGCTGCACGGCTGGCAGCGTCCAGACCATCAGCGATCTTCTTTTGACGTTCGTGCAGAGCAGCGATGACCGGAGGCCATACATACTTCATGCAGAACAGTACAAAAATCAGGAACGCAACGGACTGGCCAATCAGGGTCGCATTAATGTTCACGCCAACACCTCGCAGTTACGTTGTCCATCACACCAAATTACTCGGAAGAATCCGGGTAATTAGCCAGCGATCTGACCAACGAACGGGTTCGCAAAGGTGAAGAACAGAGCGATACCAACACCGATCATGGTTACGGCGTCGAGCAGACCGGCAACGATGAACATTTTAACTTGCAGCATTGGAACCATTTCTGGCTGACGCGCTGCGCCTTCCAGGAACTTGCCGCCCAGCAGGCCGAAACCAATTGCGGTACCCAGTGCGCCCAGGCCGATCAACAGTGCAACAGCGATAGCGGTTAGACCAACTACAGTTTCCATCTTTCCTCCCGACTTTTACGTCGTATGGTTTAGGTTTTTTAGATTAAAGCGGTAAAACAAATCGTTTCAGGTGCTCTGTGAGGAGCCCCCTCCCGTTTGACCGGGAGGGACATCAGACTAGTCGAGACTGGTCTTAATGGTTTTCTTCGTGCGCCATCGACAGGTAGACGATGGTCAGCATCATGAAGATGAACGCCTGCAGCGTGATGATCAGGATGTGGAACACAGCCCACGCCCACTGCAGAACAACGCCCAGGCCGCTCAGCCAGAGCAGGCCGCTGCCGAACATCACAGCGATCAGAATGAACACCAGCTCACCGGCATACATGTTGCCGAAAAGACGCAGAGCCAGAGAGATCGGTTTGGCGATCAGGGTTACGAATTCCAGCAGGAAGTTCACCGGAATCAGCAGCGCCTGAACGAAGATGTTCTTGCTGCCGAAAGGGTGCAGGGTCAGTTCGCCGATGAAGCCGCCGATGCCCTTGACCTTGATGCTGTAGAAAATGATCAGTGCGAAGACCGAGAACGCCATGCCCAGGGTCGCGTTCGGGTCGGTAGTCGACACGGCGCGGAACGGGATGTGCGCATCACCGGAAATCAGGATGGCCAGCTGAGGAATCCAGTCGACCGGTACCAGGTCGACGGCGTTCATCAGGAACACCCAGACGAAGATGGTCAGTGCCAGCGGTGCAATCACCGGGCTTCGGCCATGGAAGCTGTCTTTCACGCTGCCATCGACGAATTCGACCAATACTTCAACGAAGTTCTGCAAAGCACCCGGCTGACCCGAAGTCGCTTTCTTCGCCGCCATGCGGAAAAGAAGAACGAAGATCAGACCCAGCGCGACCGACCAGCCGAGAGTATCGACGTGGAAAGCCCAGAAGCCCATTTCCTTGGCTTCTGCTGCGGTGTGGGCAAAGCCCCAGCCGCCGTTGGGTAGCTGACCGAAAGTCAGGTTCTGCAAGTGGTGCTGGATATAGCCCGAAGCGGTTGTTTCTGCCATGGTTGCCTCAAACGCCCTAAGGTCTCGAAAGTCTTGTTCTCATCAGCAGGGGAGCGAACCAGCTGACCGACTGAGTCAGCACGAACACGCCGAATACAGCTATCGGCGCCAGTGGCTTCACACCTGCAAACACCAGCGCAAAGAGCACTGCTGTCAAAATCAGTTTGCCTGCCTCGCCGGCGTAAAAAGACCGGACGATGGACTGGGCTGCTCGGGCGCCGGAAAACCGAAATGCCTTGTGAGCGAAATAAACATTGGGCAGCAAGGCTATCAGGCCTCCGCAAAGTCCCGAGTATCCGGCAACGACTCCATGCCATTGCCAAAGCGCCAAAGCGGCAATGAGCAAAACGACAAATTGAGCCATCAACACCGGAAAAACTGCCAGGCGATGGAACGGCAGGCGGTTTGGCTTGCGGGTTTCCATCACTTTTGCTCTCCAATGGTCGGCTGCCAGAATTCAATAACTTGGCATAATTTGTGCCGACAAAATGCGCGCAGAGTATAGGGGCGGTTCTGCCCCTATTCAACTGTCAGGTAGTGATTTCCGACTGCACGCTACATGAGGAAATGTTTCAGCGGATGTGTGCGAGCACACCTTGAAGCTCATCGAGCGAGTTATAACCGATCACCAATTGGCCTTTGCCCTTCTTCCCATGGCGAATCTGCACCGCAGAGCCTAGGCGCTCGGCCAGACGCTGTTCGAGACGAGCGATATCCGGATCGGGTTTTGCGGCTTCCACGGGCTCCGGTTTACCACTCAGCCACTGACGAACCAGTGCCTCAGTTTGGCGCACGGTCAGGCCGCGTGCGACAACATGTCGCGCCCCTTCCACCTGCTGATTCTCCGGCAAACCGAGCAATGCACGCGCATGACCCATTTCCAGGTCGCCGTGGGACAGCATGGTCTTGATGACTTCCGGCAGTGCGATCAGACGCAACAGGTTGGCTACGGTGACCCGGGATTTACCCACAGCCTCGGCCACCTGCTGTTGGGTCAGCTGGAATTCCTGCTGCAAACGCTGGAGCGCCACCGCTTCTTCGATCGGGTTGAGGTCTTCACGCTGGATGTTTTCGATCAGCGCAATCGCGATCGCGGTTTCATCCGGAACGTCACGCACCATCGCCGGGATAGTTTCCTGCCCGGCCTGCTGACTGGCGCGCCAGCGGCGTTCACCGGCGATGATTTCAAAGCGACCACCGCCAATCGGACGCACAACGATCGGCTGCATGACACCTTGAGCCTTGATCGACTGCGCCAACTCCTCCAGCGCCTGCGGATCCATGTCGCGGCGCGGCTGGTATTTGCCACGCTGCAGCAGGTCCAGTGGCAAATGTTGCAGTTCCCGGGTGTCAGCCTGCGCCGCTTGTTCTTCCAGCGCGCTGACGGTCGGACCACTCAGCAGTGCATCCAGTCCACGTCCGAGACCTCGTTTCTTGACGGCCATGGGGATTCCTTAAGTTGCCTGAGCGGCGGCGATGCGTGAATTTTTGCGCTGGCGGCGAACCATCTCGCCGGCCAGGGCCAGATAAGCCAGGGCGCCACGCGATTGCTTGTCGTACGCCAACGCTGGCATGCCGTAGCTCGGCGCTTCGGCCAGACGGATGTTGCGCGGGATCACCGTGTCGTAGAGCTGTTCGCCGAAGTGTTCCTTGAGCTGCGCAGAAACGTCGTTCATCAGGCTCAGGCGCGGGTCGTACATGGTCCGCAGCAAACCTTCGACTTTCAGGTTTGGGTTCAGCAATTCGGCGATGCGCTTGATGTTATCCACAAGGTCGCTCAAACCTTCAAGCGCAAAGTACTCGCACTGCATGGGGATAATGACCCCGTCTGCGGCGACTAGCGCGTTGAGGGTGAGCATCGACAGCGACGGCGGGCAGTCGATGAGAATGTAATCGTAGTTATCACGAATCGGCGCGAGCGCACTGCGCAGACGGCTTTCCTTCATCTGCATTTCCAGCAGCACGACTTCAGCCGCGGTCAGATCGCGGTTTGCCGGCAGTAGTTGATAACCACCGTGCTCGGAGAAGTGCATGGCTTGGCCCAGATCACATTCGCCGATCAGCAAGTCGTAAACCGAATTTTCCAGGCCGTGTTTATCCACACCGCTACCCATGGTGGCGTTGCCCTGTGGATCGAGGTCGATCAACAGCACCCGGCGCTTGGTCGCGACCAGGGATGCTGCGAGGTTGATGCAGGTGGTGGTTTTGCCCACGCCACCCTTCTGGTTCGCTATCGCGAATACCTTAGCCATTCTTGCTTGTGTTCCCAATCATGCCGTGCGGCGCAGTATCAGCAGATGGCGTTGGCCTTGGCAACCGGGTACGGCCAGGGCCTGTTCGCTATCGAGTTTGAAGTCTGCCGGCAATGCTACCAGCTCATCGGCCGGATGAACGCCCTTCATTGCCAGCCAACGCGTATCGGCATCGCCGAGGTGGCGAGTCCAGTTGGTGAAGTTTTCCATGCTGCTGAACGCGCGGGAGATGATCCCGTTGAACGGTTGCGCAGGCTGGAATGCTTCGACGCGACTGTGGATAACTTGCAGGTTATTCAGTTTGAGTTCGAGTTTGACCTGGGTCAGGAAGCGGGTTTTCTTGCCGTTACTGTCGAGACAGGTCACTTGCGAGTCCGGATACAGAATCGCCAAAGGGATTCCCGGCATGCCACCGCCGCTGCCGACGTCCAGCCAGCGACCGTTTTCAATGAACGACATCACGCTCAGACTATCGAGCAAGTGGCGTGAAACCATTTCGTCCGGATCGCGCACGGCGGTCAGGTTGTAGGCCTGGTTCCACTTGATCAACAGGGCCAGATACCCCAGCAGTAACTGGTGCTGGGTTTCAGTGAGAGTAACGCCGAGCTCGCGGGCCCCTGTGGATAACTCTTCGGCGTGTTGCGAAGTGACCTTAGAACTCAAGCGCTTTGCTCCAACTGACGGCCCGCGCCGCGTTTTTTCAAATGAATCATCAACAGTGAAATCGCTGCCGGGGTCACGCCTGGAATCCGCGACGCCTGGCCGAGAGTCTCTGGCCGAGTCGCGCCGAGCTTGCTCTGGATTTCCTTGGAAAGGCCGGAAATATTGGTGTAATCGATATCCACAGGCAGTTTTGTGTCTTCACTGGCGCGCAGCCGGGCGATTTCATCCTGCTGACGGTCGATGTAACCGGCGTACTTGGTCTTGATTTCAACCTGCTCGGCGACCTGCGGATCCTCCGCGCCTTGGCCGGTCACTTCGACCAGACCAGCGTAGTCGATTTCCGGACGGCTCAAGAGGTTGAGCAAGTTGTATTCGTGGGTCAGCGGCGTGCCGAATTTTTCGGCAATGGCATCACCCTGCTGCGTATTCGGACGAACCCAAGTGCTTTTCAGGCGCTGCTCTTCCAGCTCGATGCTTTCGCGCTTTTTGCAGAACGCCGCCCAACGGGCGTCATCGACCAGACCAAGCTCGCGACCTTTTTCGGTCAGACGCAGATCGGCGTTGTCCTCGCGCAGGATCAGGCGGTATTCGGCACGGGAAGTGAACATGCGGTAAGGCTCTTGGGTGCCGAGGGTGATCAGGTCGTCGACCAGAACGCCGATGTACGCCTCGTCGCGACGTGGGCACCAGGCTTCTTTGCCCTTGGCGCGCAGTGCAGCGTTGGCTCCGGCCAGCAAACCTTGGGCGCCCGCCTCTTCGTAACCGGTGGTGCCGTTGATCTGTCCGGCGAAGAACAGACCGCCGATGACTTTGGTTTCCAGGCTGTATTTCAGATCACGCGGATCGAAATAGTCGTACTCGATCGCATAGCCCGGACGCACGATGTGCGCGTTTTCCATGCCGCGAATCGATTGCACGATCTGCAATTGCACGTCGAACGGCAGGCTTGTGGATATCCCGTTCGGGTACAGCTCATGGGTGGTCAAACCTTCCGGCTCGATGAACACCTGGTGGCTTTCCTTATCGGCAAAGCGATGAATCTTGTCTTCGATCGACGGGCAATAGCGCGGACCAACACCTTCGATTTCACCGGCAGCCGAATACATCGGCGAACGGTCGAGGTTAGCCGCGATGATTTCGTGAGTGCGAGCGTTGGTGTGGGTAATCCAGCAACTGACTTGCCGCGGATGTTGTTCCTTGTTGCCCATGAACGACATTACCGGGATCGGCGTATCACCGGGTTGCTCGGTCATCACCGAGAAATCCACAGACTTGCCGTCAATCCGCGGTGGCGTACCGGTTTTCAGACGCCCGACACGCAATGGCAACTCACGCAGGCGGTGGGCCAGGGCAATCGACGGTGGATCACCAGCGCGACCGCCGGAAAAATTCTGCAAACCGATGTGGATAAGTCCGCCGAGGAACGTACCGGTGGTCAACACCACAGAATCCGCGAAGAACCGCAGACCCATTTGGGTGACAACCCCACGGACTTGTTCCTGCTCGACGATCAGGTCGTCGGCAGCTTGCTGGAATATCCACAGGTTCGGCTGGTTTTCGAGAATTTCGCGGACAGCGGCTTTGTACAAAATCCGGTCGGCTTGCGCACGGGTCGCCCGTACGGCCGGACCTTTGCGGCTGTTCAATACGCGAAACTGGATGCCACCCAGATCAGTAGCGATCGCCATCGCACCGCCAAGGGCATCAATTTCCTTGACCAGATGGCTTTTGCCGATGCCGCCGATGGCTGGGTTGCAACTCATGGCACCGAGGGTTTCCACGTTATGCGTCAGCAACAGGGTTTTTGCCCCCATACGTGCTGAGGCCAGTGCTGCCTCGGTACCGGCATGACCGCCGCCGATGACGATCACTTCAAAACGGGAAGGGAAATCCACCACGCACCTCGTGCCTGCTTAAGTAGGTCATTCAGGAATCAATTTGAGATCAGGTTTTGAACCTGGTCGACAAGTATAGGGACTTCGCCCTTCCTAAAGAACCCTTTGCACAAAATTTAACCAGCTGTGGAGAACTCGAGGTTAAAAGAATAAAAAAGATAGAAATTTATAAAACCTTTGTTTTTATGTTTATTCTTACTGACCCACGTTTCTGTGGATAGATCTCTACAAGCCTTTAAACTCGGTGTGTACAGCGATTCAAAACTCTGTGTTCATGTGCCAATGACGCTTTGGGATAACCGATTTAAGCCTGTGGATTAAAGGGTTGCTTATCCACAGGCGGGGTTATGTCCACGTTTCAACCCCAGTTATCAACCGATCTCCGTGGCAGTTATTCACAGGGCTTAATCCACAGAAAATCAGCATGAAAGGATTTTTCGGGCGCAAAAAAAGCGCCATCGAGTGATCGGATAGCGCTGTGCAGTGAAACGGGGCGAGTTGAAAGGCTATTGTGAGGGAACGTAACAGAGGCTAATAATAGGCATTATCATTAACTTGCCTCCTCTGCCCATGTCCTCATCCAACCATACTGCTGCGATTGAGCAAATCTACGCGCAACACCATTCGTGGCTCTATGGATGGCTCAAGGGCAAACTGCATGACGCCTGCGATGCAGCCGACGTGGCGCATGACACGTTTCTGCGAATTCTGGCAGCACGCAACGCTGCTCAAATCCGCGAACCTCGGGATTATCTCGCTACAGTGGCGCGCGGGCTGGTCATCGACCGCTACAGGAGACGTGCGATCGAGGCTGCGTACCTCCAAACACTGGCCGCTCGGCCTGAAGCCACCGCCATCAGCGAGGAAGACAGGGCTCTGATTATTGAAACACTGGTTGCTGTGGATAAAGCACTGGCAGTCCTCGGCGCGAGGACCGAACTGATCTTCAAGCTCTCGCAGATTGATGGCCTGACTTATCAACAGATTGCAGCTCAGTTGAAAGTTTCGCTGACCACCGTGAAGAAGCACATGATCCGCGCTTTCACGGAATGTGCCCTGATCATGGCGCAGCATTGATGGCCATCGCACCGAGTCGTCAGGTCTTCGAAGCCGCCGCCAGTTGGTATGTGCAGTTTCAGACTGACCCACCGACGCTCGCCGAACAAAAAGCCTGGCAGGTGTGGATAGATAGTGATCCCGCACACCTGGCGGCCTGGTCCCAGATGGAACAATTGCAGCGCCATCTCGGCACCCTGCCACAGGACCTCAAGCGCCGTGCACTGAGTAACGGCCAGCAACGGCGACAAGTGCTGAAGCTATTGCTGCTGGCGGCCGGTACTGGCTTGGTTGGCTGGAATGTTCAGCAACATACCTCCATTGGGAATGTCTGGGCCGACTATAAAAGCGGTGTTGGCGAGCGGCGTACTATCACGTTGGCAGATGGCAGTCTTATTCAGCTCAACACCGATACCGCCATTGATGTGTCTTTCGATCCAGCGCAGCGGCTGATTCGCCTGCGCTCCGGTGAGATCCTTGTGCAAACCGGCAAGCTCGGTGACCAGCGGCCATTTTTTGTCGCAACCGATGATGGGCGAATTCAAGCGCTCGGCACGCGTTTCTCAATACATAAGCTATCCGGCTCGACGCGAGTGGGGGTGCTGGAGGACCGAGTCAATGTTCAGCCTGCCGAGCTATCGACAGCCGCAAGAATACTGCGAGCAGGCGAAGGCGCGGATTTCGACCGCCAACACATCGAACCTGTTCGTCCCTTTAAATCTTCGGAAGTGGCGTGGATAAACGGCCAGTTGATCGTCCTCGATGCGCGGTTGGGCGATGTGATTGGGGAATTACGCCGCTATCGCCGAGGTGTATTGCATTGCGATGCGAGGGCAGCGGATCTGCGCGTATCCGGTACATTCCGCCTCGATTCCACCGAGGCGGTTCTGGCCAATCTTCAGGCTTCACTGCCTATCAACGTGCGTTATTTCAGCCGTTACTGGGTTTCGGTCAGCCGCCGGGCTTGATCAAAATATCGCGTTGAGAAAAAAATCGCAGGCAGGGGTTATCTTTT
This window of the Pseudomonas fluorescens genome carries:
- a CDS encoding F0F1 ATP synthase subunit epsilon, whose protein sequence is MAMTVHCDIVSAEGEIFSGLVEMVIAHGALGDLGIALGHAPLITNLKPGPIRLIKQGGEAEVFYISGGFLEVQPNMVKVLADTVQRAADLDEAQAQAALKAAENALNEKGADFDYGAAATRLAEAAAQLRTVQQIRKKFGG
- the atpD gene encoding F0F1 ATP synthase subunit beta; translation: MSSGRIVQIIGAVIDVEFPRDSVPSIYNALKVMSAAETTLEVQQQLGDGVVRTIAMGSTEGLKRGLEVTDSGAAISVPVGKATLGRIMDVLGNPIDEAGPIDTEERWGIHRAAPSFAEQAGGNDLLETGIKVIDLVCPFAKGGKVGLFGGAGVGKTVNMMELIRNIAIEHSGYSVFAGVGERTREGNDFYHEMKDSNVLDKVALVYGQMNEPPGNRLRVALTGLTMAEKFRDEGNDVLLFVDNIYRYTLAGTEVSALLGRMPSAVGYQPTLAEEMGVLQERITSTKEGSITSIQAVYVPADDLTDPSPATTFAHLDATVVLSRDIASLGIYPAVDPLDSTSRQLDPNVIGQDHYDTARGVQYVLQRYKELKDIIAILGMDELSEADKQLVNRARKIQRFLSQPFFVAEVFTGASGKYVSLKDTIAGFKGILNGDYDHLPEQAFYMVGGIEEAIEKAKKL
- the atpG gene encoding F0F1 ATP synthase subunit gamma; its protein translation is MAGAKEIRSKIASIKSTQKITSAMEKVAVSKMRKAQMRMAASRPYAERIRQVIGHLANANPEYRHPFMIEREIKRVGYVVVSSDRGLCGGLNTNLFKALVKDMAVNRENGVEIDLCVVGSKGAAFFRNFGGNVVAAISHLGEEPSINDLIGSVKVMLDAYLDGRIDRLSVVSNKFINTMTQQPTVEQLIPLVATPDQDLKHHWDYLYEPDAKELLDGLMVRYVESQVYQAVVENNAAEQAARMIAMKNATDNAGDLISDLQLIYNKARQAAITQEISEIVGGAAAV
- the atpA gene encoding F0F1 ATP synthase subunit alpha — translated: MQQLNPSEISEIIKGRIDKLDVTSQARNEGTVVSVSDGIVRIHGLADVMYGEMIEFPGGVYGMALNLEQDSVGAVVLGAYQSLAEGMSAKCTGRILEVPVGKELLGRVVDALGNPVDGKGPLGNTETDAVEKVAPGVIWRKSVDQPVQTGYKAVDAMIPVGRGQRELIIGDRQIGKTALAIDAIINQKNSGIFCVYVAIGQKQSTIANVVRKLEENGALANTIIVAASASESPALQFLAPYSGCTMGEFFRDRGEDALIVYDDLSKQAVAYRQISLLLRRPPGREAYPGDVFYLHSRLLERASRVSEEYVEKFTNGAVTGKTGSLTALPIIETQAGDVSAFVPTNVISITDGQIFLESAMFNSGIRPAVNAGVSVSRVGGAAQTKIIKKLSGGIRTALAQYRELAAFAQFASDLDEATRKQLEHGQRVTELMKQKQYAPMSIADMALSLYAAERGFLTDIEIAKVGSFEQALIAFFNRDHADLMAKINVKGDFNDEIDAGMKAGIEKFKATQTW
- a CDS encoding F0F1 ATP synthase subunit delta; this encodes MAELTTLARPYAKAAFEHAQAHQQLANWSAMLGLAAAVSQDDTMQRVLKAPRLTSAEKAATFIDVCGDKFDAKAQNFINVVAENDRLPLLPEIAALFDLYKAEQEKSVDVEVTSAFALNQEQQDKLAKVLSARLNREVRLQVAEDAALIGGVVIRAGDLVIDGSIRGKIAKLAEALKS
- a CDS encoding F0F1 ATP synthase subunit B, whose translation is MNINATLIGQSVAFLIFVLFCMKYVWPPVIAALHERQKKIADGLDAASRAARDLELAQEKAGQQLREAKAQAAEIIEQAKKRGNQIVEEAVEKARIDADRVKVQAQAEIEQELNSVKDKLRAQVGLLAVGGAEKILGATIDQNAHAELVNQLAAEI
- the atpE gene encoding F0F1 ATP synthase subunit C encodes the protein METVVGLTAIAVALLIGLGALGTAIGFGLLGGKFLEGAARQPEMVPMLQVKMFIVAGLLDAVTMIGVGIALFFTFANPFVGQIAG